Proteins from one Chitinophaga oryzae genomic window:
- a CDS encoding M1 family metallopeptidase — protein sequence MKLRKLYSLASLLLCGIAQSGLSQNTPVSRYDHHEAFSPLFYPANGNEYRSAGGQPGPKYWQNAADYKIAVTLDTLQHRVSGTVVITYKNNSPDRLPFLWLQMDQNVYRKDSRGTATVAATGDRFANRSYSNGFELKSVEVVSNGKSSAANYLVDDTRMQVRLTDAMKPGGSLQLKIDYSYTIPEYGTDRTGRLNTRHGWIYEIAQWYPRMAVYDDVLGWNNIPYLGASEFYLEYGNFDYTITAPANMVVAGSGSLVNEAQVLNATEAARIAKARNSDATVMIRDTTEFHHAAVKGNRTWHFVCKESRDVAWAASGAFIWDAARMNLPGGKTALAQSVYPAESSAPNAWRRSTEFVKGSIEHYSRQWYPYTYPVATNVAGIVGGMEYPGIVFCSWKSSKGGLWGVTSHEFGHNWFPMIVGSNERKYAWMDEGFNTFINGIAAAAFNKGEFNSDQSAQRAAPMIFGSNAEAIMNTPDVIGLRYNGIAAYYKPAMGLKLLRDHILGPERFDYAFKEYIKRWAFKHPTPWDFFRSMENAAGEDLAWFWRGWFFNTWKLDQAVKSVSYKGNDPANGAIITLQNLEQLPMPVVLAIRDENGQRDTVRLPVEIWQRGSTWAYHHPSTVKLASVVIDPQGEMPDVNPANNSWKAETGKPVPAGTTATTVLSRYVDAIGGKEKLKDVKDLSVDAQGEAQGTEVELKLINKMPGKVWQAVNVPAINGVVHKLIINGDSVRLWQMGRETPLTAPEKSMLKERNLLFPELTFLESPDAVKMELAPLTEQVNDEETYVLTIATPDGSLLKNYYSIKTGLKVRAATLSGQEGSPGKNAVIDYLEYRDVSGVQIPFRYRTTAGGFDTDVKVVKAVINSNVSDDVFKQ from the coding sequence GGAAATGAGTATAGGAGCGCGGGCGGGCAACCCGGGCCTAAATACTGGCAAAATGCGGCTGACTACAAGATAGCGGTCACCCTCGATACCCTGCAACACCGGGTATCCGGCACCGTAGTAATCACCTATAAAAACAACAGCCCCGACCGTCTGCCTTTCCTTTGGTTGCAGATGGACCAGAACGTGTACCGTAAGGATTCCCGCGGCACGGCTACGGTAGCCGCTACCGGCGATCGCTTTGCCAACCGCAGCTATTCCAATGGGTTTGAGCTGAAGTCAGTTGAGGTGGTGAGCAACGGAAAAAGCAGTGCGGCCAATTACCTGGTAGACGATACCCGTATGCAGGTACGGCTGACAGACGCCATGAAACCCGGCGGCAGCCTGCAGCTTAAAATAGACTACAGCTACACCATACCCGAATACGGCACCGATCGTACCGGCAGGCTGAACACCCGTCACGGATGGATATACGAAATTGCCCAGTGGTACCCCCGGATGGCGGTATATGACGATGTGCTGGGCTGGAACAATATTCCTTACCTGGGCGCGTCAGAGTTTTACCTGGAATATGGCAACTTCGACTACACCATTACCGCGCCGGCCAACATGGTGGTAGCAGGTTCCGGCTCGCTGGTCAATGAAGCACAGGTGCTCAACGCCACGGAAGCGGCAAGGATAGCGAAGGCGCGCAACAGCGACGCTACTGTAATGATCCGCGACACTACCGAGTTTCATCATGCAGCCGTGAAAGGTAACCGCACCTGGCATTTTGTGTGCAAAGAATCCCGCGATGTGGCCTGGGCTGCATCCGGCGCCTTTATCTGGGACGCCGCCCGCATGAACCTGCCCGGCGGAAAAACAGCGCTCGCGCAGTCGGTATATCCGGCGGAATCATCTGCTCCCAACGCATGGCGCCGCTCCACCGAGTTTGTCAAAGGAAGCATCGAACACTATTCCCGGCAATGGTATCCCTACACCTATCCTGTAGCTACCAACGTGGCCGGCATAGTAGGCGGCATGGAATATCCCGGTATCGTGTTCTGCTCCTGGAAATCTTCCAAAGGCGGACTGTGGGGCGTTACCAGCCACGAATTCGGACATAACTGGTTCCCCATGATCGTGGGTTCCAACGAACGTAAGTATGCCTGGATGGATGAAGGCTTCAACACCTTTATCAATGGTATCGCCGCGGCAGCATTCAACAAAGGAGAATTCAACTCCGATCAATCGGCACAACGTGCAGCACCCATGATATTCGGCTCCAATGCGGAAGCTATCATGAATACGCCGGACGTGATCGGCCTCCGTTACAACGGCATCGCTGCCTATTATAAGCCGGCCATGGGCCTGAAATTGCTGCGGGACCACATACTGGGCCCCGAGCGTTTTGACTACGCCTTCAAAGAATATATTAAACGCTGGGCCTTTAAACATCCCACGCCGTGGGACTTTTTCCGCTCCATGGAGAACGCGGCAGGAGAGGACCTGGCGTGGTTCTGGCGCGGATGGTTCTTCAACACCTGGAAACTGGACCAGGCGGTTAAAAGTGTGAGCTATAAAGGCAACGATCCGGCGAATGGAGCTATCATCACGCTGCAGAACCTGGAGCAGCTGCCCATGCCGGTGGTACTGGCCATCCGCGATGAAAACGGTCAGCGCGATACCGTACGCCTGCCGGTGGAAATCTGGCAGCGTGGGTCTACCTGGGCCTATCACCACCCGTCCACAGTAAAACTGGCCAGCGTTGTGATCGATCCCCAGGGCGAAATGCCGGACGTAAACCCCGCCAATAACAGCTGGAAAGCAGAAACCGGTAAACCGGTGCCGGCAGGAACGACCGCCACTACTGTCCTGAGCCGTTACGTGGACGCGATCGGCGGCAAAGAAAAACTGAAGGACGTCAAAGATCTGTCTGTGGATGCACAGGGAGAAGCACAGGGCACTGAAGTGGAACTTAAACTGATCAATAAAATGCCCGGCAAGGTCTGGCAGGCGGTAAATGTACCGGCTATCAACGGCGTAGTGCATAAACTGATCATCAACGGCGACTCCGTAAGGCTGTGGCAGATGGGCCGCGAAACACCCCTGACAGCCCCGGAAAAAAGCATGCTGAAAGAAAGAAACCTGCTCTTCCCCGAACTCACTTTCCTGGAATCGCCGGATGCCGTAAAGATGGAACTGGCGCCCCTGACAGAACAGGTCAATGATGAAGAGACCTACGTGCTGACCATCGCCACGCCCGATGGCAGCCTGCTCAAAAACTACTACAGCATCAAAACAGGTCTGAAAGTACGTGCTGCCACGCTCAGCGGGCAGGAAGGATCTCCTGGCAAAAACGCTGTTATTGACTACCTCGAATACCGCGATGTCAGCGGCGTACAGATACCGTTCCGGTACCGTACCACCGCCGGCGGCTTCGATACCGATGTAAAAGTGGTGAAAGCGGTGATCAACAGCAACGTCAGCGACGACGTATTTAAACAATAA
- a CDS encoding cobyrinate a,c-diamide synthase, giving the protein MKPQFLIAAPHSGAGKTTVTLALLRALERSGRRVQPFKCGPDYLDPKHHTLAAGQESVNLDAFMMTAQHLPEVYQRYTQQADVSIIEGVMGLFDGARKMEGSSAALAALLDVPVILVVDAQAMAYSAAALLYGYKHFFPDITLAGVIFNFVNAPAHYRILEEAAADAGVPVLGYLPERADIRIPSRHLGLHISAETDYNAIIDAAAGHLSAHIDIERLLQQTLRPVATPVTGAAGSSGVLRIAIAKDEAFNFTYRENIAALSQLGVIHYFSPLTDTTLPPADLLYFPGGYPELHLPQLAANTGLLQQLRQYEGRILAECGGMMYLGENIVDETGHPWNMAGLLPVSTSMQQPALTIGYREVHIGDVIFKGHEFHYSHYVKAPDITDPAIRVWNARQEVIPGTVFHTPRLLAGYMHFYWGDNVAGLQRVLGLPG; this is encoded by the coding sequence ATGAAACCACAGTTCCTCATTGCCGCGCCTCACAGCGGCGCCGGTAAAACGACCGTCACCCTTGCTTTGCTGCGGGCGTTGGAGCGCAGCGGCCGACGGGTACAACCTTTCAAATGCGGTCCGGATTACCTGGACCCGAAACATCATACGCTGGCTGCCGGGCAGGAGAGCGTCAACCTCGACGCCTTTATGATGACGGCGCAGCACCTGCCGGAGGTGTACCAGCGGTACACGCAGCAGGCAGACGTCAGCATTATCGAAGGGGTGATGGGACTGTTCGACGGCGCCCGGAAGATGGAAGGCAGCAGCGCCGCGCTCGCCGCTCTGCTGGATGTTCCGGTGATACTGGTGGTCGATGCGCAGGCGATGGCTTACTCTGCCGCCGCCCTGTTATACGGCTACAAACACTTTTTCCCGGACATCACGCTGGCCGGCGTCATTTTCAATTTCGTGAATGCTCCTGCCCACTATCGTATACTGGAAGAAGCCGCCGCCGATGCCGGTGTGCCGGTACTGGGCTACCTGCCGGAACGGGCGGATATCCGGATTCCCTCCCGCCATCTCGGATTACACATTTCCGCGGAAACGGATTACAACGCTATTATCGACGCGGCAGCCGGTCATCTCAGTGCGCATATCGATATAGAACGGTTACTGCAACAGACGCTGCGCCCGGTAGCCACACCGGTGACCGGGGCTGCCGGCTCCTCCGGCGTGCTACGGATCGCGATCGCAAAAGACGAGGCTTTTAATTTTACCTACCGGGAAAATATCGCCGCATTATCACAGCTGGGCGTTATTCATTATTTCAGTCCGCTCACCGATACTACGCTGCCTCCCGCCGACCTCCTGTACTTTCCCGGCGGCTACCCGGAGCTGCACCTCCCGCAACTGGCTGCCAACACCGGCTTATTACAACAGCTACGGCAGTACGAAGGACGGATACTGGCCGAATGCGGCGGCATGATGTATCTCGGCGAAAATATCGTCGATGAAACCGGACACCCCTGGAACATGGCGGGCCTGTTGCCCGTCAGCACCAGTATGCAACAGCCGGCACTCACAATCGGCTACCGCGAGGTCCATATCGGAGACGTCATTTTCAAGGGGCATGAATTTCACTATTCTCATTATGTGAAGGCGCCAGACATCACCGATCCGGCTATACGCGTATGGAACGCGCGGCAGGAAGTCATTCCGGGAACAGTGTTTCACACGCCGCGTTTACTGGCAGGCTATATGCATTTTTATTGGGGAGATAATGTGGCAGGGTTACAACGGGTGCTGGGATTACCCGGATGA
- a CDS encoding cobyric acid synthase has product MDTRKQLRPVMFVGTASDVGKSVIAAGFCRIFKQDGYHPAPFKAQNMSLNSYATPDGLEIGRAQAVQAEAAGVPCHTDMNPVLLKPTNDQTSQLVLHGRPAGNQTAWEYFMQDDKRQLFEEIKASFDRLSARYHPVVMEGAGSISELNLRQRDITNMRIALHAGAAVYLIADIDRGGVFGSVYGTLALLPPEEKALVKGIIVNKFRGDIRLFEDGRRQLEAITGVPVTGVLPYYHDIHIEEEDSVALSLKQKRLTEGRINVAVVLLRHMSNFTDFNVLEKDERVNLFYTDNPAEIMEADIVIIPGSKNTLADLVAIKNNGTARAITEAHKRGKVVIGICGGYQMMGSSIADPYGVEGEPGSMPGLGILPVSTVLTREKVTRQRRFTYRQHTGTGEGYEIHMGVTECETPSPLTILDDGTPDGYLLHDKCWGTYLHGILDNTTVLDDLLSACGKQLSAAAGFDYKAFRSAQYDKLAAHIRQHLDMDAVYNAIRL; this is encoded by the coding sequence ATGGATACCAGGAAACAACTCCGGCCGGTGATGTTCGTCGGCACTGCTTCTGATGTGGGGAAAAGCGTGATCGCGGCAGGGTTCTGCCGTATCTTCAAACAGGATGGATACCACCCTGCGCCTTTTAAAGCACAGAATATGTCGCTCAACAGCTATGCTACGCCCGATGGCCTCGAGATAGGCCGTGCGCAGGCGGTGCAGGCTGAAGCGGCAGGCGTGCCCTGTCATACCGATATGAACCCGGTGCTGCTGAAACCGACCAATGACCAGACTTCCCAGCTGGTGCTGCATGGCAGGCCGGCAGGGAATCAAACGGCATGGGAGTATTTCATGCAGGACGACAAAAGGCAGTTGTTCGAAGAAATAAAAGCATCCTTCGACCGCCTGTCGGCACGCTACCACCCGGTAGTGATGGAAGGGGCCGGCAGTATCTCTGAACTGAACCTGCGCCAGCGCGACATCACCAATATGCGGATAGCGCTGCACGCCGGCGCGGCGGTATACCTCATCGCGGACATCGACAGAGGCGGCGTGTTCGGCAGCGTATATGGCACCCTCGCGTTACTGCCGCCGGAAGAGAAAGCGCTCGTCAAAGGCATTATCGTCAACAAATTCCGTGGCGATATCCGTCTTTTTGAAGATGGCCGCCGGCAACTGGAAGCTATTACTGGCGTGCCGGTAACAGGGGTATTGCCCTATTATCACGATATTCATATCGAAGAAGAAGATTCGGTGGCCCTGTCCCTCAAACAAAAAAGGCTCACGGAAGGACGGATCAATGTCGCCGTGGTGCTGCTCCGGCATATGTCGAATTTTACCGATTTTAATGTGCTGGAGAAAGATGAGCGGGTCAACCTGTTTTATACCGATAACCCGGCGGAGATAATGGAAGCGGATATTGTGATCATCCCCGGCAGCAAGAACACGCTGGCCGACCTGGTGGCGATCAAAAACAACGGAACAGCCCGGGCTATCACGGAAGCGCATAAACGGGGTAAAGTGGTGATCGGCATCTGCGGCGGCTATCAGATGATGGGAAGTTCCATTGCAGACCCATACGGGGTGGAAGGGGAGCCGGGCAGTATGCCGGGCCTGGGAATACTCCCGGTGTCGACGGTCCTTACCCGCGAAAAAGTCACCCGGCAACGCCGCTTCACTTACCGGCAGCATACCGGTACCGGTGAAGGCTACGAGATACACATGGGCGTGACGGAATGCGAAACACCGTCGCCCCTCACGATACTGGACGATGGCACACCCGACGGTTACCTGTTGCACGACAAATGCTGGGGCACTTACCTGCACGGCATCCTGGACAATACCACCGTACTGGACGACCTGTTGTCGGCGTGCGGTAAGCAACTCAGCGCGGCAGCAGGTTTCGACTATAAGGCCTTCCGGTCAGCCCAATACGATAAACTGGCCGCCCATATCCGGCAACACCTGGACATGGACGCGGTCTACAACGCTATTCGCTTATGA
- a CDS encoding pyridoxal phosphate-dependent aminotransferase yields the protein MIQGHGDDAYLFDRPIVADFSSNVYYGGMQEKLAQHVAAHIRDAGHYPDPEGGKLQRQIEQRTELTPGMVMVTNGGTEAIYLVAQAFRGATTTVVVPTFAEYTDACKLHGHEVSYFFREKLEPDTRFITDLVFLCNPNNPTAQAMNEETLLQLVQFNSRSTFIIDEAYIEFTRNADSLLPHLHRLPNVLVLRSLTKSCCIPGLRLGYLAGQKALLDKVRAFRMPWSVNSLALEAGHYIMDHPAEFEVPVDALLADTYQLWEGVRKMPEFRVYPTHTHYFLFETLTGTAAALKLWLVNNYGILIRDASNFYGLEQGHCRIACRNREDNTLLLTALRKWTLS from the coding sequence ATGATACAAGGACACGGAGATGATGCTTATCTGTTTGACCGCCCCATTGTGGCTGATTTCAGCTCCAATGTATATTATGGCGGCATGCAGGAGAAACTGGCGCAGCATGTTGCAGCCCATATCCGCGACGCCGGCCATTATCCGGACCCGGAAGGGGGCAAGCTTCAACGGCAGATTGAGCAGCGTACGGAACTGACGCCGGGGATGGTGATGGTCACCAACGGCGGCACGGAAGCCATCTACCTGGTGGCACAGGCTTTCCGCGGCGCCACTACTACGGTGGTAGTGCCCACATTCGCCGAATACACTGATGCCTGTAAACTGCACGGGCACGAGGTGAGTTATTTTTTCCGGGAGAAACTGGAGCCGGATACCCGTTTTATCACAGACCTGGTATTTCTCTGTAATCCCAACAATCCTACCGCCCAGGCGATGAACGAAGAAACATTGCTGCAGCTGGTACAGTTCAACAGCCGCAGCACTTTTATCATCGATGAAGCTTATATAGAATTTACCCGCAACGCCGACAGCCTGTTGCCGCATCTGCACCGGCTGCCCAACGTGCTGGTCCTGCGGTCGCTGACAAAGTCCTGCTGCATCCCCGGACTGCGGCTGGGTTACCTGGCAGGGCAGAAAGCATTGCTCGACAAGGTAAGGGCCTTCCGTATGCCCTGGTCGGTCAACAGCCTGGCGCTGGAAGCCGGGCATTATATCATGGACCATCCGGCGGAGTTTGAGGTGCCCGTGGATGCGTTGCTGGCGGATACTTACCAGCTGTGGGAAGGCGTGCGGAAAATGCCTGAGTTCAGGGTGTATCCTACGCATACCCACTATTTTCTGTTTGAAACGCTGACAGGGACCGCTGCGGCGCTGAAGTTGTGGCTGGTCAACAACTACGGCATCCTTATCCGGGATGCGTCCAATTTCTACGGGCTGGAACAGGGACATTGCCGGATCGCCTGCCGCAACCGGGAAGATAATACGTTATTATTAACAGCGCTCCGTAAATGGACCCTTTCGTAA
- the cbiB gene encoding adenosylcobinamide-phosphate synthase CbiB → MDPFVRFVLPLWLGYMLDLLLGDPRSWPHPVKYYGRLIAFFTHRLNHGKGRLWKGALMTAGLCIAVFFFFYAAQHLLAPWPWMQVLFASGMVFFALANRSLLQEGGEVFDTLQQQGVEAGRKRLSWIVGRDTSALSPGQIRTAVMESMSENLSDGVIAPLFYYALLGVPGMMLYKMINTLDSMIGYKNDQYLYFGRVAARLDDVANFIPARLTALLMVMVTGSGRAVWYVLRFGHAHASPNAGYPEAALAGILDCRFGGPNTYHGRVVVKPYIGEQARDIAHTDFRKVRYVNHAATLLMVLMTGLIAFFII, encoded by the coding sequence ATGGACCCTTTCGTAAGATTCGTGTTGCCGTTATGGTTAGGCTATATGCTGGACCTGCTGCTGGGAGATCCCAGAAGCTGGCCGCATCCGGTAAAATATTACGGGAGGCTGATTGCTTTCTTCACCCATCGGCTTAATCACGGAAAAGGACGGCTGTGGAAAGGAGCGCTGATGACTGCCGGCTTATGCATCGCTGTCTTTTTCTTTTTTTATGCCGCGCAACATCTGTTGGCGCCATGGCCATGGATGCAGGTACTGTTTGCATCGGGGATGGTATTTTTTGCATTGGCCAACAGGAGCCTGTTGCAGGAGGGCGGCGAAGTATTTGATACGCTGCAGCAGCAGGGCGTGGAAGCCGGGCGTAAACGTCTTTCCTGGATCGTAGGGCGTGATACCTCCGCCTTGTCGCCCGGACAAATACGCACCGCCGTAATGGAGTCGATGTCTGAAAACCTGAGCGACGGCGTCATTGCTCCGTTATTTTATTATGCATTGCTGGGAGTGCCGGGGATGATGTTGTACAAAATGATCAACACCCTCGATTCCATGATCGGCTATAAGAATGACCAGTACCTGTATTTCGGCAGGGTGGCTGCCCGGCTGGACGATGTGGCCAATTTTATCCCGGCAAGGCTGACCGCATTGCTGATGGTCATGGTGACGGGCAGCGGCCGGGCGGTATGGTATGTGCTGCGTTTTGGCCACGCGCATGCCAGTCCCAATGCAGGATATCCGGAAGCCGCACTGGCCGGTATCCTTGATTGCCGTTTCGGTGGCCCCAATACCTACCACGGCCGTGTGGTAGTGAAGCCTTACATTGGCGAACAGGCCCGTGATATTGCGCATACCGACTTCCGGAAAGTCCGGTATGTTAACCATGCAGCTACGCTGTTGATGGTATTGATGACAGGTCTGATAGCCTTTTTTATTATCTAA
- a CDS encoding NAD(P)H-binding protein: MKQPFQKISILSCGWLGKPLALELQRRGHAVKGARTSAGGVEELKAAGIEGYVVVLNEVRPEAPDAFWDADVLVVNVPPRNREREVQAHIQEVRALREKLETTAVKKVLFVSSTSVYADVNGEVTETNSVMPDTPNGAALREVEQVLLQSPVFRTTILRFGGLIGYDRVPTAEILQSPRRNNDVPMNVTHRDDAIAIICRLIEEDVWGEVFNACATGHPFRYEYYSAAARAFGLPLPEKQPVAALPFKTVNSDKLKQRLGYTFIYDDPLRIFDVWGMGK, encoded by the coding sequence ATGAAGCAACCTTTTCAGAAAATAAGCATTTTAAGCTGCGGCTGGTTGGGCAAGCCGCTGGCACTGGAGCTGCAACGCAGGGGACATGCCGTGAAGGGCGCCCGTACATCTGCCGGAGGCGTGGAAGAGTTGAAGGCAGCAGGAATTGAGGGGTATGTGGTGGTGTTAAACGAGGTACGCCCGGAAGCGCCTGATGCCTTCTGGGATGCCGATGTGCTGGTTGTCAATGTACCGCCGCGTAACAGGGAGAGGGAGGTACAGGCACATATACAGGAGGTCCGTGCGCTGCGGGAAAAGCTGGAGACCACCGCCGTTAAAAAGGTACTTTTCGTAAGTTCCACATCGGTATATGCCGATGTCAACGGGGAAGTCACAGAAACGAATTCGGTCATGCCCGATACACCTAATGGCGCTGCTTTGCGGGAGGTGGAGCAAGTGCTGCTGCAATCCCCGGTTTTCCGTACTACCATACTGCGCTTTGGTGGCCTGATCGGTTACGACCGCGTGCCCACAGCGGAAATATTACAGTCCCCGCGCCGTAACAACGATGTGCCGATGAACGTCACACACCGGGACGATGCTATCGCCATCATTTGCCGGCTCATAGAAGAAGATGTCTGGGGCGAAGTCTTTAACGCCTGCGCCACCGGTCATCCGTTCCGCTACGAGTATTACAGCGCCGCTGCCCGGGCGTTTGGCCTGCCGCTGCCGGAGAAACAACCGGTTGCCGCACTGCCCTTCAAAACGGTGAATTCCGACAAGCTGAAACAACGGCTCGGCTATACGTTTATCTACGATGATCCGTTGAGGATATTTGATGTGTGGGGAATGGGAAAATGA
- a CDS encoding uracil-DNA glycosylase family protein, with amino-acid sequence MTFADQIIDFNKNLVFSGRLPAGIRIMNPFRENPEINGIMEQFYKKYYDDHSRRRMILGINPGRLGSGATGVPFTDTKRMAEKCGINIQGFKSHEPSSVFVYDVIDAYGGVKKFYHQFYISAVCPLGFTKLQPGGKEINYNYYDSPALTKAVTPFIIENLRTQLAWDIDTSICYVMGTGKNAAFFEALNKKEQFFEKVVPLEHPRFVMQYKSKTKETYVDKYLTAFEL; translated from the coding sequence ATGACATTTGCAGACCAGATCATCGATTTTAATAAAAACCTTGTATTCAGCGGACGCCTGCCCGCCGGTATCCGCATTATGAACCCGTTCCGCGAAAACCCGGAGATCAACGGGATCATGGAGCAGTTTTATAAGAAATATTACGACGATCATTCCCGCCGCCGGATGATACTGGGCATTAATCCCGGCCGCCTTGGCTCCGGCGCTACGGGCGTGCCCTTCACCGACACCAAACGGATGGCCGAAAAATGCGGCATCAACATACAGGGGTTTAAAAGCCATGAGCCTTCATCGGTATTTGTTTACGACGTGATAGACGCCTATGGCGGCGTGAAAAAGTTCTATCATCAGTTTTACATCAGCGCCGTATGCCCGCTCGGCTTCACCAAACTGCAACCCGGCGGTAAAGAGATCAACTACAACTATTACGACAGCCCGGCACTGACGAAAGCCGTCACCCCTTTCATTATAGAAAACCTCCGCACACAGCTTGCCTGGGACATCGACACTTCCATATGCTACGTGATGGGCACCGGCAAAAATGCCGCTTTCTTCGAAGCCCTGAACAAAAAAGAACAGTTCTTCGAAAAGGTGGTCCCACTGGAGCATCCCAGGTTTGTGATGCAGTATAAGAGTAAGACAAAGGAGACGTATGTAGATAAGTATCTTACCGCCTTCGAACTGTAA